From Coffea arabica cultivar ET-39 chromosome 2e, Coffea Arabica ET-39 HiFi, whole genome shotgun sequence, the proteins below share one genomic window:
- the LOC140036728 gene encoding snakin-2-like, whose product MAFAKLIIPFILVSLLVLHQVQAVQTNHQLTSNAVSNTGYGPKMDCGAACAGRCQLSSRPRLCKRACGTCCVRCNCVPPGTSGNYEACPCYASLTTHGNRRKCP is encoded by the exons ATGGCTTTTGCAAAATTAATCATCCCGTTCATACTCGTTTCTTTGCTGGTTCTCCACCAAGTCCAAGCGGTTCAAACCAATCATCAACTG ACCAGCAATGCTGTTTCAAACACCGGTTATGGCCCAAAAATGG ATTGTGGGGCAGCTTGTGCAGGGAGATGCCAGTTATCATCGAGACCAAGGCTTTGCAAGAGGGCATGTGGAACCTGCTGTGTCAGGTGCAACTGCGTTCCTCCGGGGACTTCAGGCAACTATGAAGCTTGTCCTTGCTATGCCAGCCTTACCACCCATGGCAACAGGCGCAAATGCCCTTAA